GTCTTGTGGAAGCCCATTGTATGTTGCGCCAGTCCTCAATGAGGTAAAACCACCGACTGGAGAGCCGGATGCGGGAAATCCGCAAGTCCGGTTCGGAGGGAGGGGCGATACAAACCAATGTATCGTTCCTACCCCTATCAAAATTGTGCATATTTCGACTTTTTACGAACTTGTCAATCTTTGGTTTAATTTATTTACTTACTTACGGACGTTCCGTTTTTCTCCCCGTTTTTCTCCTGTTCCGCTTGTCAGACAGATTGTAAACTTACGGCAAGTGAGAAAGCCATTGATATGCCGGAGCAACCAGAATAGAGTAGTTGCCATTCGATAGGATTCTGTATCCATCGCCTTCATTATTGAGTTGTACCGCCGGTATGCCGAGGGCACGCTGGAATTTTTTCAGCGTAGTTGATGGTTGTGTCTCGGTAAGCTTGGCCTCTATGAGAAGAATTGGATCTCCCTCGTTGGCAATCAGAAAATCCACTTCCTGCTTCTCTTTGTTTTTTATGAAGTGGAGCGAAAATCGACCGTACCCCATGTCATTCCAGGATGAAATCGCACGCCATAACTCCAGGGCCACCATGTTTTCAAACCGGGCTGCCGGCTCCTTTATAAGGGGAGTATCCATGATGTAGACCTTCTGTTCTTTCTGGATGGCACGCGAGATTTTTCGGGTCCACGGGGAGATGGCGAAGATGAGGAAGAATCGTTCAAATACCGTTAACCAGCTTCGGACCGAATTATAGGATACGTGCAAATCCCCGGCAAGGGAAGGAATGGATATGGGACTGCCCACCTTTGATGGCAACAGAAGATAGAGTGTTTCCAGATACCCGATAGATTTGACGCCGGTCAGATCACGAATGTCCTCACGGATTAACTGACGTGAATAGGTATTCGACCATCGACGATACGTTGCCATACGGCCTGATAGAAATGGTTCCGGAAAACCGCTCAGGGCAAAGAGCTGTTGCCATATTTCCCTGAGTTCGCCCGTCCGCTCCATAATGATATGAAGGGGATTATTCAGAAACTCATTCAGTGTAAGGTTTCTCTCTCCCCGTTCGGCAATGGTAAAAGGCCAAAGATGAAAAAGAAAATAACGGCCTGCCAGCGAGTCGCCACCTTTCTGATAGATATCGAGACGACCGCTTCCTGAAACAAGGAATTGGTAGTTTTCGTGAAATTGATCATAAACGCCTTTGAGGTAGTTTTTCCAGTTTTTGTACTTGTGGATCTCATCTAACACAATGAAGGGATTTGATGAATCTTTACGCTCGACGGCTTCGAAGAAAAACGGGTCTTCGATGAGTTGTTTTCGGCATGTTGGAATATCCCAGTCGAAGTATAGGTTGTTTGGATAGGAGCGTGCAATTATTTGTGCAAGCGTTGTTTTCCCCGACTGGCGCGGTCCTGCGAGAAAAATCATGCTCTTATCTGCGGCAAGCTCTTCCCACATTTTTACATAGAGTGTTCTACTTTCCATGACGACTATTATTCACAGTAATGAAAGATAGTCAAGACTATTTTTCATTATCATAATAATATAGGTGTTTTTTGTTTGCCCTTAGGAATGGGGGAAGAGGGGGGCTGGTCTTTTGCCGTTCGGGCGTTGACGAGAAAATGCTACCGTCGTGTCAATCAAGAAATGTCATTTCGATCGCAGGGAGAAATCTAAGATTTCTCAGTCGTGATAGACTCCTTCGAAATGACAGAGTATCGTTGACATGATGCTAACGTCTTCTTCTTTTAATCTGATATTTTTGGACGGCATTGTTGTGGGAGGTGAGGTCGGATGAAAAGTGGTGTGAGCCGTTGTTTTTCGATACGAAATAGAGATAGTCAACAGATGCGGGATAGAGGACGGCAAGCAAGGATTCCATGCCGGGATTTGAAATCGGGCCGGGCGGCAATCCGTCTATCTGGTATGTGTTGTACGGTGTCTTCTCCCTCAGATGCTTCCTTTTTATGTTTCCGTCAAAATCTTTGATTCCGTAGATGACCGTCGGATCGCTCTGGAGCTTTATTCCCTTTTTTAATCTGTTGCGGAAGACAGCGGCTATCAATGCCCTCTCTTCATTTGGCCCGCCTTCTTTTTCGACAATAGATGCCAGGGTAACAAATTCTCCGGTGGTAAATCCGAGCTCTTTTGCCCGTTGTATCATATACGGTGTAACCTTCTGCCTGAACCGGCTCACCATATGTTTAATGATTTTTTTGGCGTCCATCAACCTGGTAAGTATGTAAGTATCCGGAAACAGATATCCTTCAACGCTACTGCCCTGTATTCCGAGGGATGACACGAACTCGGGGTCTGAGGATATTTTAATAAACTTTTCCTCATTGACGAGCCCTATGGCAGCTAGGCGGGCAGCTATCTGGGATATATTAAAGCCTTCAGGAATGATCACATAATATCCCTTAATTTTGCCCTTTATGAATTTATTGATGATATCTGCCGGAGACATAGAACTGTTCAGTTCGTATTCCCCGGCTCTGATATGTGTCGGAGCGTCTTTTAGTCTTGCCAGCAGATAAAAAGACCTTTTGTGTTTTATTAAATCTTCCTTCTCAAGAATGGCGGTAACATCAGAAAAGCTGGCCCCTTTGGGGATTTCTATCGTAACGGATCTATTCAGGTTGTCTACGGGGGTTTCTGCATAATTTGAAAAGATTGCATAGAGAACAAAGGGGATTATTATACAGGTGACAGCTATAAAAAGTTTGTTTTCGTTTATGAATTTCATGGTGTTAGAAAATAGGTAAATGGTCAAAGGTGAAGGGTGAAAAGTAGGGTGGCATTTTATATGCCACCATTTGCGGTCGGGTATAAAACCCGACCCTACAATTCTTTAGCCCTTGACCTCAGATGATCGAGATATCTCTCGAGAATAAAACAGGCAGCGAGCTTATCGATAACTTTTTTCCTCTTTTTCCTGCTCATATTCGCTTCGATCAGTATCTCTTCCGCATCCTTCGTTGAAAGGGTTTCATCCCACTTAATTACAGGAAGCGAAAATTTTGATTCAAGGATTTTGGCGAATTTGGAGACCTTTTCACACTCAATTCCCTCTGTTCCGTCTAACCTTTTCGGGAACCCAATGACTATTTTTTCAACGCTATACTCTCTTATAAATTTTGATATCTCCTCAATGTCGCTTTTGAGGGATTTTCTTTCAATCGTGGTGATGCCCTGAGCGGTTAATCCCAGCTCATCGCATATTGCCACGCCTATCCTTTTACTGCCGTGGTCAAGACTGAGTATTCTCATAACCACGTGGTATTACCATGGCGGCGGACTATTGGCAATATCTTTCTCTTGCCGGTTTTTCCTGTTGTGTATGTGTGGGGATTTTGCTATCGTCCGATAAGTTAGGAAATCGGGGATATTGAGTGGGGTTGTTCGCGTATGAAACATATAATCCTGGGTACCGCCGGACACATTGATCACGGGAAAACGGCGCTTATTAAGGCTATCACCGGTGTAAATACGGACAGGCTGAAGGAGGAGAAGGAGAGGGGAATTACGATCGAGCTCGGTTTTGCAGCGCATACGCTGGAAAGCGGGCAGAGACTCGGAATCGTAGACGTTCCGGGCCATGAAAAGTTTGTGAAAAACATGGTTGCCGGAGCCGGCGGAATAGATCTGGTTGTCCTCGTCATAGCGGCGGATGCGGGAGTAATGCCCCAGACGAGGGAGCATCTCGATATATGCACGCTTCTCGGAATAAAAAACGGCCTCGTTGCCCTCACCAAGATTGATCTTGTTGACGGGGAATGGATTGATCTCGTCACGGATGATGTCCGGGAGTTCCTGGAAGGAACATTTATGGAGGCGTCTCCTATTATGCCTCTTTCGTCTGTTACCGGTGAAGGCCTTCCGGAATTTCTTTCCGTATTGGAGGAGATGGCCTCTGAAATCCCCGCACGCGCTGATACAGATCTTTTCAGACTCCCGGTTGACAGGGTATTTACCATGAAGGGGTTCGGGACGGTGATAACGGGGACTCTGGTGTCGGGGCGGGTGAATGTGGGAGAGACGGTTGAGATATTGCCCAGGCGAGTGACGGCAAAGATCAGGGGAATTCAGGTTCATAATGACAGTGTAACGGTAGCCGAAGCCGGTCAGAGAACAGCGATAAATCTCCAGGGTGTCGAAAAATCGCAGATACAGAGGGGGAATATCCTTGCCCATCCGGGCACCTATGTGCCGTCAAACCGGTTTGATATCCTCTTCAGATATCTATCCGGTCCTGACAAAAAATTGAAGAACAGGACGCTCGTGAGGTTTCACTCGGGAACCAGTGAAACAATCTCGAGGATCATTCTCATCGGAAAGGATGAGATGGAGCCGGGGGAGATCGGTTATGCCCAGGTTGTCCTTGCTTCTCCAACGGTTGCAATGGCGGGAGACAGGTTTGTTATGAGGAGCTATTCCCCTGTCAGGACGATCGGAGGCGGGGAAATCCTTGATCCTCTTCCCCAAAAACACAAGCGATTTTCTGACAGTATAATGAATGATTTTAATGTACTGCGTGACGACACCGATCCGGAAAGAGTCAGTGTCATCCTGAATCGCGCCGGCCTTGCCGGCATCTCGTCTCAGGAGCTTATATTGAGGACGGGTATCAAATTGAATGACCTGAACAAAATTCTTGAAGAGATGTTTTCAAAGAGGGAGGCGGTTCTTCTGAACAGGGGTGAACTGAGGGTGGTCTCTTCTTCCGTTTACGGAACGCTTCGGGAGAAAATTCTTTCGGAAATAGAAAAATACCACGAGAAATTTCCCCTGAAAGAAGGATTTTCAAAGGAAGAGCTCAGGACAACGCTCGGCCCTCTCGTCGATCCGGGATTTTTCAATATTGTC
This genomic interval from Syntrophales bacterium contains the following:
- a CDS encoding ATP-binding protein — translated: MESRTLYVKMWEELAADKSMIFLAGPRQSGKTTLAQIIARSYPNNLYFDWDIPTCRKQLIEDPFFFEAVERKDSSNPFIVLDEIHKYKNWKNYLKGVYDQFHENYQFLVSGSGRLDIYQKGGDSLAGRYFLFHLWPFTIAERGERNLTLNEFLNNPLHIIMERTGELREIWQQLFALSGFPEPFLSGRMATYRRWSNTYSRQLIREDIRDLTGVKSIGYLETLYLLLPSKVGSPISIPSLAGDLHVSYNSVRSWLTVFERFFLIFAISPWTRKISRAIQKEQKVYIMDTPLIKEPAARFENMVALELWRAISSWNDMGYGRFSLHFIKNKEKQEVDFLIANEGDPILLIEAKLTETQPSTTLKKFQRALGIPAVQLNNEGDGYRILSNGNYSILVAPAYQWLSHLP
- the selB gene encoding selenocysteine-specific translation elongation factor — translated: MKHIILGTAGHIDHGKTALIKAITGVNTDRLKEEKERGITIELGFAAHTLESGQRLGIVDVPGHEKFVKNMVAGAGGIDLVVLVIAADAGVMPQTREHLDICTLLGIKNGLVALTKIDLVDGEWIDLVTDDVREFLEGTFMEASPIMPLSSVTGEGLPEFLSVLEEMASEIPARADTDLFRLPVDRVFTMKGFGTVITGTLVSGRVNVGETVEILPRRVTAKIRGIQVHNDSVTVAEAGQRTAINLQGVEKSQIQRGNILAHPGTYVPSNRFDILFRYLSGPDKKLKNRTLVRFHSGTSETISRIILIGKDEMEPGEIGYAQVVLASPTVAMAGDRFVMRSYSPVRTIGGGEILDPLPQKHKRFSDSIMNDFNVLRDDTDPERVSVILNRAGLAGISSQELILRTGIKLNDLNKILEEMFSKREAVLLNRGELRVVSSSVYGTLREKILSEIEKYHEKFPLKEGFSKEELRTTLGPLVDPGFFNIVIKNLAKDGNVVIDRENVRISGYTVNLKGDLEELRKEIEKLYLELKLTPPSTKEAVEKFADRRDKARNILKVMLNEGVLVKVSEEMYFHKDVLGSLREDYRAFLLKEGESTPASFRDMTGLSRKFTIPLMEYFDATKLTIRVGDHRVLRERKER
- the mltG gene encoding endolytic transglycosylase MltG translates to MKFINENKLFIAVTCIIIPFVLYAIFSNYAETPVDNLNRSVTIEIPKGASFSDVTAILEKEDLIKHKRSFYLLARLKDAPTHIRAGEYELNSSMSPADIINKFIKGKIKGYYVIIPEGFNISQIAARLAAIGLVNEEKFIKISSDPEFVSSLGIQGSSVEGYLFPDTYILTRLMDAKKIIKHMVSRFRQKVTPYMIQRAKELGFTTGEFVTLASIVEKEGGPNEERALIAAVFRNRLKKGIKLQSDPTVIYGIKDFDGNIKRKHLREKTPYNTYQIDGLPPGPISNPGMESLLAVLYPASVDYLYFVSKNNGSHHFSSDLTSHNNAVQKYQIKRRRR
- the ruvX gene encoding Holliday junction resolvase RuvX yields the protein MRILSLDHGSKRIGVAICDELGLTAQGITTIERKSLKSDIEEISKFIREYSVEKIVIGFPKRLDGTEGIECEKVSKFAKILESKFSLPVIKWDETLSTKDAEEILIEANMSRKKRKKVIDKLAACFILERYLDHLRSRAKEL